In Megalobrama amblycephala isolate DHTTF-2021 unplaced genomic scaffold, ASM1881202v1 scaffold460, whole genome shotgun sequence, the following are encoded in one genomic region:
- the LOC125261680 gene encoding LOW QUALITY PROTEIN: hydroperoxide isomerase ALOXE3-like (The sequence of the model RefSeq protein was modified relative to this genomic sequence to represent the inferred CDS: substituted 1 base at 1 genomic stop codon) yields the protein MALAALKLTGLADSRRSWECISQLNAILCENRNKTFEYIQEHWDEDESFGXQFLNGLNPMMIQRCSKLPENFPVTDDMVKDSLRGSSLEQEMKKGNIFLSDYKMLDELVGNVVSGRQQYLTAPLVLLYCNPHGMMLPIAIQLRQKPSKENPIFLPTDSKADWKLAKFFVRNAEFAVHEVDFHLLRTHLLAEVFTVATLRNLPSPHPLYKLLFPHIRYTLQINIMARNQLISKNGAITMYAGVGGESLEKLLKRATASLTYSALCLPDNISERGLENVPHYYYRDDGMKLWNIINKFVGAFLLYYYQCDTHVQKDTELQDWIREIFTNGFLGRDGSGMPSYFQTVTELVKFVTMVIFTASAQHAAVNNGQFDFGGWMPNYPTALRKPPPKEKGHTTEDTILETLPDVSTTVNGMAVLRLLSKDSADHYPLGHFPENLYDEDVPCKFIEEFQKDLRELSDLIEERNKKLELPYTYLNPKNVDNSVAI from the exons ATGGC GTTAGCTGCTCTGAAACTAACTGGATTGGCTGACAGCAGAAGATCGTGGGAATGCATCAGCCAACTGAATGCAATCCTTTgtgaaaacagaaacaaaacctTTG AATACATTCAGGAGCACTGGGATGAGGACGAGTCCTTTGGCTAACAGTTTCTAAATGGCCTCAACCCCATGATGATCCAGCGCTGCTCAAAGCTGCCCGAGAATTTCCCCGTCACAGACGACATGGTCAAAGACTCCCTAAGAGGGAGCAGCTTGGAGCAGGAGATGAAG AAAGGGAACATCTTCCTGTCTGACTACAAGATGTTGGATGAGCTGGTGGGAAATGTAGTCAGTGGCAGGCAGCAGTATCTCACGGCTCCCCTGGTCCTGCTGTACTGTAACCCCCATGGCATGATGCTGCCCATCGCCATTCAG TTAAGGCAAAAACCCAGCAAAGAGAATCCCATCTTCCTCCCAACGGATTCGAAGGCCGACTGGAAACTGGCCAAGTTCTTCGTCCGAAATGCAGAGTTTGCCGTTCATGAGGTTGACTTTCACCTGCTGAGAACTCACCTGCTGGCAGAGGTGTTCACTGTGGCGACGTTGCGCAATCTTCCCTCTCCACACCCTCTCTACAAG CTCCTCTTTCCCCATATCCGATACACGCTCCAGATCAACATCATGGCCCGGAATCAGCTGATATCCAAGAATGGGGCCATTACCATG TATGCAGGAGTAGGTGGAGAGTCATTGGAAAAGTTGCTGAAGCGTGCTACCGCCTCCCTGACCTACAGCGCCCTCTGTCTTCCTGATAACATCTCTGAGAGAGGCCTGGAGAATGTACCCCACTACTACTACAGAGATGATGGGATGAAACTGTGGAACATCATCAACAA GTTTGTTGGGGCTTTCTTGTTATACTACTATCAATGTGATACACACGTGCAGAAGGACACAGAGCTGCAGGATTGGATCAGGGAGATATTCACCAATGGATTCCTGGGAAGAGATGGCTCAG GAATGCCATCATATTTTCAGACTGTGACAGAGCTCGTCAAGTTTGTCACCATGGTGATCTTCACTGCATCAGCCCAACATGCCGCTGTAAACAATGGACAG TTTGACTTTGGTGGATGGATGCCTAACTACCCCACTGCCCTCAGAAAGCCCCCTCCCAAGGAGAAAGGTCACACCACTGAGGACACGATCCTGGAGACCCTTCCTGATGTGAGCACGACAGTGAATGGGATGGCTGTCCTGAGACTGCTGAGCAAGGATTCTGCAGACCAT TACCCTCTGGGCCATTTCCCAGAAAATCTGTATGATGAAGACGTCCCCTGCAAGTTCATTGAAGAGTTTCAGAAGGATCTGAGGGAGTTGTCAGATCTCATCGAGGAACGGAACAAGAAGTTGGAGCTTCCCTACACCTATCTGAACCCCAAAAATGTGGACAACAGTGTAGCCATTTGA